One genomic region from Syngnathus typhle isolate RoL2023-S1 ecotype Sweden linkage group LG17, RoL_Styp_1.0, whole genome shotgun sequence encodes:
- the glyr1 gene encoding cytokine-like nuclear factor N-PAC isoform X1 — protein MATVHLRIGDLVWGKLGRYPPWPGKIVSPPKDLKKPRGKKCHFVKFFGTEDHAWIKVEQLKPYHPHKEEMIKINKGKRFQQAVDAVEDFLKKSKGKEQNAEGKGDSKGKKTPKKPLKILDEDDEDLSALRDPSEKDLTDSDPEPSTIERLGAASGFKWESSPVKDDPHFHHFLLSQSEKPASSMEPISKRLKIIEEDTASTSIQAADSTAINGSITPTDKRIGFLGLGLMGSGIVSNLLKMGHVVTVWNRTAEKCDLFIQEGARLGRTPAEVASMCDITFSCVSDPKAARDLVLGPSGVLQGIRPGKCYVEMSTVDPETITELSQLVTSRGGRFLEAPVAGSQQLSNDGMLVILAAGDRTVYEDCSSCFQAMGKTSFFLGEAGNAARMMLILNMVQGSFMATIAEGLTLAQATGQSQQTFLDILCQGQMASTFVDQKCQNILQGNFKPDYYLKHIQKDLRLAISMGDMANHPTPMAAAANEVYKRAKALDQSDNDISAVYRAYIH, from the exons GACCTGAAAAAGCCACGGGGCAAAAAATGCCACTTTGTGAAATTCTTTGGAACTGAAGACCA TGCTTGGATCAAAGTGGAGCAGCTGAAGCCCTACCATCCTCATAAAGAGGAAATGATCAAGATAAATAAAGGCAAACGCTTCCAGCAGGCTGTCGATGCAGTGGAAGACTTTCTCAAAAAATCAAAGGGGAAAGAACAG aacgcTGAAGGTAAAGGAGACTCCAAAGGAAAGAAGACTCCTAAGAAACCACTAAAAATACTGGATGAGGACGATGAGGATCTCAGTGCCTTGAGGGACCCATCTGAGAAG GACTTAACTGACTCTGACCCTGAGCCGTCCACTATTGAGAGGCTGGGGGCTGCATCTGGATTCAAATGGGAAAGCAGT CCTGTGAAGGATGACCcacattttcatcatttcttGCTTAGCCAGTCTGAGAAG CCTGCCTCATCCATGGAACCGATAAGCAAGCGTCTAAAAATTATTGAAGAG GACACAGCATCAACATCCATTCAAGCGGCAGACAGCACGGCCATCAATGGCAGCATCACACCGACCGATAAAAG GATAGGGTTCCTCGGTCTGGGCCTGATGGGTAGCGGCATCGTATCGAACCTGTTGAAAATGGGTCACGTTGTGACCGTCTGGAACCGCACAGCAGAAAAG TGCGACCTGTTCATCCAAGAAGGAGCCAGGTTGGGTCGGACTCCCGCAGAAGTGGCTTCAATGTGTGACATCACATTCTCTTGTGTCTCTGACCCAAAAGCTGCCCGAGAT TTGGTTTTGGGTCCCAGTGGAGTGCTGCAGGGAATCAGGCCGGGCAAATGCTATGTCGAGATGAGTACCGTTGACCCAGAGACTATTACAGAACTCTCACAG CTGGTCACATCACGGGGTGGCCGTTTCCTGGAGGCTCCAGTGGCCGGAAGCCAGCAGCTCTCCAATGACGGGATGTTGGTCATCTTGGCAGCCGGGGACCGAACTGTTTATGAGGACTGCAGCAGCTGCTTTCAAGCTATGGGCAAGACTTCCTTCTTCTTGG gtGAAGCAGGTAACGCAGCAAGAATGATGCTCATCCTTAACATGGTGCAGGGCAGCTTCATGGCCACCATTGCTGAAGGACTCACTCTGGCTCAGGCGACAGGCCAATCACAGCAGACCTTCTTGGACATTCTATGCCAGGGCCAGATGGCGAGTACCTTTGTGGACCAGAAATGTCAAA ATATTCTACAAGGCAACTTTAAGCCAGACTACTATTTGAAGCACATTCAGAAAGATTTAAGGCTTGCCATCTCCATGGGGGATATGGCCAACCATCCTACCCCAATGGCTGCAGCTGCCAATGAG gtGTACAAGAGGGCCAAGGCACTGGACCAGTCAGACAATGATATTTCTGCAGTCTACCGAGCCTACATTCATTAG
- the glyr1 gene encoding cytokine-like nuclear factor N-PAC isoform X2: MATVHLRIGDLVWGKLGRYPPWPGKIVSPPKDLKKPRGKKCHFVKFFGTEDHAWIKVEQLKPYHPHKEEMIKINKGKRFQQAVDAVEDFLKKSKGKEQNAEGKGDSKGKKTPKKPLKILDEDDEDLSALRDPSEKPVKDDPHFHHFLLSQSEKPASSMEPISKRLKIIEEDTASTSIQAADSTAINGSITPTDKRIGFLGLGLMGSGIVSNLLKMGHVVTVWNRTAEKCDLFIQEGARLGRTPAEVASMCDITFSCVSDPKAARDLVLGPSGVLQGIRPGKCYVEMSTVDPETITELSQLVTSRGGRFLEAPVAGSQQLSNDGMLVILAAGDRTVYEDCSSCFQAMGKTSFFLGEAGNAARMMLILNMVQGSFMATIAEGLTLAQATGQSQQTFLDILCQGQMASTFVDQKCQNILQGNFKPDYYLKHIQKDLRLAISMGDMANHPTPMAAAANEVYKRAKALDQSDNDISAVYRAYIH; encoded by the exons GACCTGAAAAAGCCACGGGGCAAAAAATGCCACTTTGTGAAATTCTTTGGAACTGAAGACCA TGCTTGGATCAAAGTGGAGCAGCTGAAGCCCTACCATCCTCATAAAGAGGAAATGATCAAGATAAATAAAGGCAAACGCTTCCAGCAGGCTGTCGATGCAGTGGAAGACTTTCTCAAAAAATCAAAGGGGAAAGAACAG aacgcTGAAGGTAAAGGAGACTCCAAAGGAAAGAAGACTCCTAAGAAACCACTAAAAATACTGGATGAGGACGATGAGGATCTCAGTGCCTTGAGGGACCCATCTGAGAAG CCTGTGAAGGATGACCcacattttcatcatttcttGCTTAGCCAGTCTGAGAAG CCTGCCTCATCCATGGAACCGATAAGCAAGCGTCTAAAAATTATTGAAGAG GACACAGCATCAACATCCATTCAAGCGGCAGACAGCACGGCCATCAATGGCAGCATCACACCGACCGATAAAAG GATAGGGTTCCTCGGTCTGGGCCTGATGGGTAGCGGCATCGTATCGAACCTGTTGAAAATGGGTCACGTTGTGACCGTCTGGAACCGCACAGCAGAAAAG TGCGACCTGTTCATCCAAGAAGGAGCCAGGTTGGGTCGGACTCCCGCAGAAGTGGCTTCAATGTGTGACATCACATTCTCTTGTGTCTCTGACCCAAAAGCTGCCCGAGAT TTGGTTTTGGGTCCCAGTGGAGTGCTGCAGGGAATCAGGCCGGGCAAATGCTATGTCGAGATGAGTACCGTTGACCCAGAGACTATTACAGAACTCTCACAG CTGGTCACATCACGGGGTGGCCGTTTCCTGGAGGCTCCAGTGGCCGGAAGCCAGCAGCTCTCCAATGACGGGATGTTGGTCATCTTGGCAGCCGGGGACCGAACTGTTTATGAGGACTGCAGCAGCTGCTTTCAAGCTATGGGCAAGACTTCCTTCTTCTTGG gtGAAGCAGGTAACGCAGCAAGAATGATGCTCATCCTTAACATGGTGCAGGGCAGCTTCATGGCCACCATTGCTGAAGGACTCACTCTGGCTCAGGCGACAGGCCAATCACAGCAGACCTTCTTGGACATTCTATGCCAGGGCCAGATGGCGAGTACCTTTGTGGACCAGAAATGTCAAA ATATTCTACAAGGCAACTTTAAGCCAGACTACTATTTGAAGCACATTCAGAAAGATTTAAGGCTTGCCATCTCCATGGGGGATATGGCCAACCATCCTACCCCAATGGCTGCAGCTGCCAATGAG gtGTACAAGAGGGCCAAGGCACTGGACCAGTCAGACAATGATATTTCTGCAGTCTACCGAGCCTACATTCATTAG